In the genome of Coraliomargarita algicola, one region contains:
- the mnmA gene encoding tRNA 2-thiouridine(34) synthase MnmA produces MKKILVALSGGVDSAVAAWLLKEQGYDISGAYIRTWMNEEMPLADCPAQQDIEDSRAVAAHLGIDYEIVNLVNEYREHVVNYLVDGYQRGITPNPDIMCNREMKFGIFQDYALKAGFEGIATGHYVRKFTNDDGSQDLLEGLDKNKDQTYFLALLRQEQIRHALFPVGELEKPRVRELAMENKLPNATKKDSQGICFLGDMNISRFLEHYIDDKPGNIVNPEGKVLGRHRGLHRYTTGQRRGIGVPSNTDNEFYVVTGLDMERNELIVAFDKPDSPGLFTTEVEVYGLSFVNQTITKPCRLLAKPRYRDPSQAIHYTPLGDNRAKVSFDQPQRALSPGQILALYDGDKLLGGGFYK; encoded by the coding sequence ATGAAGAAAATCCTGGTAGCGCTCTCGGGCGGCGTCGACAGCGCCGTAGCAGCCTGGCTCCTCAAAGAGCAAGGCTACGATATTTCAGGTGCCTACATCCGCACCTGGATGAACGAAGAAATGCCTCTGGCAGATTGCCCTGCGCAGCAAGACATCGAAGACTCCCGGGCCGTCGCCGCACACCTAGGCATTGACTATGAAATCGTGAACCTCGTCAACGAATACCGCGAACACGTCGTGAACTACCTCGTCGACGGCTACCAACGCGGCATCACCCCCAACCCGGATATCATGTGCAACCGAGAAATGAAATTCGGCATCTTTCAAGACTATGCCCTCAAAGCAGGCTTCGAAGGCATCGCCACCGGCCACTACGTACGTAAATTCACCAACGACGACGGCAGCCAAGACCTACTCGAAGGCCTCGACAAAAACAAAGACCAGACCTATTTCCTCGCCCTGCTACGCCAAGAGCAAATTCGACACGCCCTCTTCCCCGTCGGCGAACTGGAAAAGCCACGCGTGCGCGAACTCGCAATGGAGAACAAACTGCCCAACGCCACCAAAAAAGACAGCCAAGGCATCTGCTTTCTCGGCGACATGAACATCAGTCGCTTCCTCGAACACTACATCGACGACAAGCCTGGCAACATCGTCAACCCTGAAGGCAAAGTGCTCGGCCGACACCGCGGCCTGCACCGCTACACCACCGGCCAGCGCCGCGGCATAGGCGTGCCCTCCAACACCGACAACGAATTCTACGTTGTCACCGGCCTCGACATGGAGCGCAACGAACTCATCGTCGCTTTCGACAAGCCCGACTCCCCCGGCCTCTTCACCACCGAGGTCGAAGTCTACGGCCTCAGCTTCGTCAATCAAACGATCACCAAACCCTGCCGCTTATTAGCCAAGCCTCGCTACCGTGATCCCTCACAAGCCATCCACTACACACCACTAGGTGACAACCGGGCCAAAGTCAGCTTCGACCAGCCCCAACGCGCCCTCTCCCCGGGGCAAATACTAGCCCTCTACGACGGCGACAAACTACTCGGCGGCGGGTTTTATAAATAA